The Aliivibrio fischeri genome contains a region encoding:
- a CDS encoding NupC/NupG family nucleoside CNT transporter: protein MSLFMSCVGILVLLFIGFLLSENKKAINVRTIVIALITQISFGAFVMYVPLGQGILQMMSDAVNHIINFSNEGLTFVFGDLANYKVGFIFVINVLCVVIFISALISVLYYLKIMQFVINLIGGALSKLFGTSKAESMSATANIFVGPIEAPSMVRPLIKKMTRSELFAVMTGGLASVAGGTMIGYINLGIDPKYILTACFMTAPAGLLFAKLLCPQTEQEKITNEIEIDDETTPKSLLDAITDGSIMGMNQVATVTALLISFVALIALVNSLVGGIGDLISIEGLSLELIIGYILSPLAFLMGVPWSEAVTAASLIGQKIAVNEFVAYINFIEIAETLSPKTQAIVVFSLCGFANIGSLAMVIGGLGAICPNKRHILSEIGPRVLMAAILANLMSGTIAGALLSFS, encoded by the coding sequence ATGTCATTATTCATGAGCTGTGTTGGAATCTTGGTGCTATTGTTCATTGGATTTTTACTATCCGAGAATAAAAAAGCCATCAATGTAAGAACGATTGTCATTGCGCTTATTACTCAAATATCATTCGGTGCTTTTGTTATGTATGTTCCTTTAGGTCAAGGAATACTACAAATGATGAGCGATGCCGTTAACCATATTATTAACTTCTCAAATGAGGGATTAACCTTCGTATTTGGCGATCTCGCTAACTATAAAGTCGGCTTTATTTTTGTGATTAACGTTCTTTGTGTCGTTATCTTTATTTCTGCACTTATCTCCGTGCTTTATTACCTCAAAATAATGCAGTTCGTAATTAATTTAATCGGTGGTGCGTTATCTAAATTGTTCGGTACGAGTAAGGCGGAATCAATGTCTGCTACTGCTAACATTTTTGTTGGTCCTATCGAAGCGCCTTCAATGGTACGTCCGTTAATCAAAAAAATGACTCGTTCTGAACTGTTTGCGGTAATGACAGGCGGATTAGCGAGCGTTGCTGGCGGTACAATGATTGGCTACATCAATTTAGGGATAGACCCAAAATATATTTTAACAGCTTGCTTTATGACGGCTCCTGCTGGACTTCTGTTTGCCAAATTACTTTGCCCACAAACAGAACAAGAAAAAATCACTAATGAAATTGAAATCGATGACGAAACCACACCTAAATCACTCTTAGATGCGATAACTGATGGTTCTATCATGGGGATGAATCAAGTCGCCACCGTGACAGCCTTACTTATCTCCTTTGTTGCTTTGATCGCATTAGTAAATAGCTTAGTTGGCGGTATTGGTGATTTAATCTCGATTGAAGGTTTAAGCCTAGAACTGATTATCGGTTATATATTATCTCCTCTGGCTTTTTTAATGGGAGTTCCTTGGAGCGAAGCCGTTACCGCAGCATCACTAATTGGCCAAAAAATTGCGGTTAATGAGTTTGTTGCCTATATCAACTTTATTGAAATAGCGGAAACCTTGTCTCCAAAGACTCAAGCTATTGTTGTATTTAGCCTTTGTGGTTTTGCCAACATTGGTTCTTTAGCGATGGTTATTGGTGGCCTTGGTGCTATATGTCCAAATAAACGCCATATTCTTTCGGAAATTGGACCTCGTGTTTTAATGGCCGCAATTCTTGCAAACTTAATGTCAGGTACCATTGCTGGTGCGCTTCTTTCATTTTCTTAA
- the deoD gene encoding purine-nucleoside phosphorylase, which translates to MSTPHINAPLDAFADTILMPGDPLRAKLIAETYLENVVQVTDVRGMLGFTGEFKGRKISVMGHGMGAPSASIYFHELMTTYKVKNFIRIGSCGAIHDDVKLKDLIVAIGASTDSKMNRIRFKDNDFAATANYNMLSECVNTLKTTDINYLVGNVFSSDLFYRPDEEQYDMMARYGILGVEMEVNALYSAAAENHCNAVALCTVTDHIKNHEHLTADERRTELHEMINVALDVALKLPTE; encoded by the coding sequence ATGTCGACTCCACATATTAATGCACCACTGGATGCATTTGCAGATACTATCTTGATGCCAGGTGATCCACTTCGCGCAAAATTAATAGCAGAAACTTATTTAGAAAATGTTGTTCAAGTTACTGATGTTCGAGGCATGTTAGGTTTTACTGGCGAATTTAAAGGTCGAAAAATCTCAGTCATGGGTCACGGAATGGGCGCACCATCTGCATCCATTTACTTTCATGAACTAATGACAACTTATAAGGTAAAAAACTTCATCCGTATTGGAAGCTGTGGCGCTATTCATGATGATGTGAAACTTAAAGATCTTATTGTAGCTATTGGTGCATCAACCGATTCAAAAATGAATCGCATTCGTTTTAAAGATAACGATTTTGCTGCAACTGCAAATTACAATATGCTTAGCGAGTGTGTTAATACGTTAAAAACGACTGACATTAATTACCTTGTAGGTAACGTTTTTTCTTCTGATCTATTTTATCGTCCAGATGAAGAGCAATATGACATGATGGCACGCTATGGCATTCTTGGAGTTGAGATGGAAGTTAATGCACTTTATAGTGCAGCAGCAGAAAACCATTGTAATGCCGTTGCCCTATGTACCGTGACTGACCATATTAAAAACCATGAACATTTGACGGCGGATGAACGTCGAACTGAACTTCATGAAATGATTAATGTTGCACTGGATGTAGCATTAAAATTACCAACTGAATAA
- the guaD gene encoding guanine deaminase, producing the protein MNIKKGVVGKVYHCPIKGEFEFISNGLITIDQQGKICDVLHPSDPNYSKTLNFLKEKDSLQELTDQQFLLPGMVDLHIHAPQWPQAGKGLDLPLNEWLDHYTFPLEHKFSELSFAEQYYPHLVKTYLANGTTTATYFATIDTSSSLYLAETCIKYGQRALVGKVSMDDREMCPNYYVEESAEHSIQEAERFITSFSQLTNNNNLVEPIITPRFIPTCSLEALKGLGDLAKKYQCAVQTHASESDWARDFSQEKYNKTDIEIYNEAGLLGERTILAHSIFLTDSDIDTIKQTGSGIAHCPRSNIYFANAALPLREYLDQDIQLGLGSDIAGGPFPSLFMACSDAVLHSRARECGTNASLPAEIRGQENSRVSLLEAYWMATTGGGQLLKLPVGQFKKGYCFDALVIDDEDSNLLICPELDSPQDILEKIITHTTRNNIRQVWVDGNQVK; encoded by the coding sequence ATGAATATAAAAAAAGGCGTCGTTGGTAAAGTTTATCATTGCCCGATTAAAGGGGAATTTGAATTTATCTCTAATGGGCTGATTACTATCGATCAGCAAGGTAAGATATGTGACGTTCTCCATCCTTCCGATCCTAATTATTCAAAAACGCTTAACTTTTTAAAAGAAAAAGATTCTCTACAAGAGTTAACCGATCAACAATTTTTATTACCTGGCATGGTTGATCTCCATATCCATGCTCCACAATGGCCTCAAGCTGGAAAAGGGTTAGATCTTCCGCTCAATGAATGGCTTGACCATTATACGTTCCCTTTAGAACATAAGTTTAGCGAGCTGTCATTTGCAGAACAGTACTACCCTCACCTAGTAAAAACCTATTTAGCTAATGGCACTACAACAGCAACCTATTTTGCAACTATAGATACTTCATCTTCTCTTTACTTGGCAGAAACTTGCATTAAATATGGTCAACGTGCATTAGTTGGTAAAGTCTCAATGGATGATAGGGAGATGTGTCCTAATTACTACGTAGAAGAGAGCGCAGAACACTCTATTCAAGAAGCTGAAAGATTCATAACATCCTTTTCTCAACTAACTAATAACAATAACTTAGTCGAACCAATTATCACGCCTAGGTTTATCCCTACCTGTTCGTTAGAAGCATTAAAAGGGTTAGGTGATTTAGCGAAAAAATATCAATGTGCGGTTCAAACTCATGCTTCAGAAAGCGATTGGGCAAGAGACTTCAGCCAAGAAAAATACAATAAAACAGATATCGAAATTTACAACGAAGCTGGACTACTTGGTGAACGAACCATCTTAGCCCACTCTATCTTCTTAACCGATTCAGACATTGATACTATCAAGCAAACAGGTTCAGGAATCGCTCACTGTCCAAGGTCCAATATCTATTTTGCAAATGCAGCATTGCCATTACGTGAATACTTAGATCAAGATATTCAACTAGGATTAGGCTCTGACATTGCAGGTGGCCCTTTTCCCTCGCTATTTATGGCTTGCTCAGATGCAGTCCTTCACTCAAGAGCACGAGAATGTGGAACAAATGCGAGTCTACCGGCAGAGATAAGGGGGCAAGAAAACAGCCGAGTCTCATTACTAGAAGCTTACTGGATGGCAACAACAGGTGGCGGTCAATTGCTAAAGCTACCAGTTGGACAGTTTAAAAAGGGTTACTGCTTCGACGCTCTAGTTATTGATGATGAAGATTCGAACCTACTAATCTGTCCTGAACTCGATTCACCTCAAGACATACTAGAAAAAATCATCACTCACACAACCAGAAATAATATTCGCCAAGTCTGGGTTGATGGCAATCAAGTAAAGTAA
- a CDS encoding Crp/Fnr family transcriptional regulator, which yields MDLFQQLISELNLPKISYVKNELLLQQSTPINSLLFCQDADLTIFHINEHGKEFILGVDTNYSGPLGEMEFFQQKPYSTLNVKANKAGYLYKIPKLKLLELLREKPELTILLLEFISTRYNKNITKLMNNITLSARINVIEQILELKQHSNSPLFKIPVTLKAKQLGITDRCYRQILQVLEKENKLIKQGHEFELLNEKALKDEVLYTEVDK from the coding sequence ATGGATCTGTTTCAACAATTAATCTCAGAGCTTAATTTACCTAAGATCTCTTATGTTAAAAATGAATTGCTTTTACAGCAGTCTACACCAATTAATTCGCTTCTATTTTGCCAAGATGCCGATTTAACCATTTTCCATATAAATGAACATGGTAAAGAATTTATTCTTGGAGTAGATACGAATTATTCAGGTCCTTTAGGTGAGATGGAATTCTTCCAGCAAAAACCATATTCAACTTTGAATGTTAAAGCTAACAAAGCTGGTTATCTCTATAAAATTCCTAAACTTAAGCTTCTTGAATTATTGAGAGAAAAACCAGAACTAACGATTCTTCTGCTCGAATTCATTTCAACAAGATATAATAAAAATATCACTAAGTTAATGAATAACATTACATTATCAGCAAGGATTAATGTCATCGAACAGATCCTCGAATTAAAACAGCACTCAAATAGTCCGCTATTTAAAATTCCAGTGACCTTAAAAGCCAAGCAGCTAGGTATAACTGACCGATGTTATCGCCAAATTTTACAAGTTTTGGAAAAAGAAAATAAGCTAATCAAACAAGGGCATGAGTTTGAGTTACTGAATGAAAAAGCACTAAAAGACGAAGTGCTTTATACCGAAGTAGACAAATAA
- a CDS encoding ABC transporter ATP-binding protein: MKPLLNVSQLNYQVGTKALLKSISFTANSGELVGIIGPNGAGKSTLMKCISGFQPYAEGSIEIQGQSLAVLSHIERALCMSYLPQYSEAAFSFNVMETIGFGFHARQQHSIISPAEIEKQSQAALEKVGIEHLHKRNVTDLSGGEKQLVHFARTLVQDTPLMLLDEPTASLDIGHESQLMNVLYQECQKGKSALVAIHNLNTAAEFCDRLILINQGEIMAEGKPSDVLSEENIRTLYQDLVMVSHHAVTGNTIISPYKK; the protein is encoded by the coding sequence ATGAAACCATTATTAAATGTCTCACAATTAAACTATCAGGTTGGGACTAAAGCATTATTAAAGTCGATTTCATTTACCGCCAATTCTGGTGAATTGGTTGGTATTATTGGCCCGAATGGCGCGGGTAAAAGTACATTAATGAAGTGCATCAGTGGATTCCAGCCTTATGCCGAAGGAAGTATTGAGATCCAAGGTCAATCTCTTGCTGTCTTATCTCATATTGAGCGTGCTTTATGTATGAGTTATTTGCCTCAATACAGTGAAGCCGCTTTTTCTTTTAATGTGATGGAAACCATTGGTTTTGGTTTTCATGCGAGACAGCAACACTCAATTATATCTCCAGCTGAGATAGAGAAACAAAGCCAAGCTGCATTAGAAAAAGTGGGAATAGAGCATCTACATAAGCGTAATGTTACTGATTTATCTGGTGGTGAAAAACAGCTCGTACATTTTGCCCGAACTTTAGTTCAAGATACTCCTTTAATGTTACTTGATGAGCCGACGGCGAGTTTAGATATTGGCCATGAATCTCAATTGATGAATGTCTTATATCAAGAATGCCAAAAAGGAAAATCAGCATTGGTTGCTATTCATAACTTAAATACCGCTGCTGAGTTTTGTGATCGTTTGATTTTGATTAATCAAGGTGAAATTATGGCTGAAGGAAAGCCAAGCGATGTGTTGAGTGAAGAGAATATTCGCACCTTATATCAAGATTTGGTGATGGTCTCTCATCATGCGGTGACAGGAAATACGATCATATCGCCATATAAAAAATAG
- a CDS encoding iron ABC transporter permease, whose product MPFYRLTSFQAIVSTCLFIGLFLTYLSLGAVHIPIIDILAMFKSYIFGGSELATKEYPLASAIVMHIRLPRACAAIMAGGALALAGACTQGLFKNPLASPDVLGVSSGSSFGAVIAIVTGFSFMNPMWLPVFTTVGALTASAFIYVLASRHSSSQILFLILTGLALSSLLGGARMGLLLMAQQYEVSQFVFWAMGGLDGRMWQHLLWPTPVIIIVSTLLLKESRSLNLLALGEESAHGMGLNVKQTRFKLLLFATLLTAMSIAIAGPIGFIGLMVPHLVRLLVGPSHEKLLPFSAIFGVIFLLVCDLLGRWIIAPNELKAGIITSFIGGCYFIGLIIRFQRKGRLA is encoded by the coding sequence ATGCCTTTTTATCGTTTAACCTCTTTTCAAGCTATTGTCTCTACGTGTTTATTTATTGGATTATTCTTAACATATTTAAGTCTTGGTGCGGTTCATATTCCAATCATTGATATTTTAGCTATGTTTAAGAGTTATATATTTGGTGGGAGTGAGTTAGCAACTAAAGAGTATCCGCTTGCTTCTGCAATAGTGATGCACATTCGTTTGCCAAGGGCGTGTGCTGCAATTATGGCTGGTGGTGCATTGGCTTTAGCTGGAGCCTGTACTCAAGGATTATTTAAAAACCCATTAGCGAGTCCTGATGTATTGGGGGTAAGCTCGGGAAGCAGTTTTGGTGCTGTTATCGCTATTGTTACGGGTTTTTCTTTTATGAATCCGATGTGGTTACCTGTTTTTACAACGGTTGGTGCTCTTACTGCTTCTGCGTTTATTTATGTTCTTGCATCTCGTCACTCTTCTTCACAAATTTTATTTCTCATATTAACTGGATTGGCGCTATCGAGTTTATTGGGCGGTGCTCGTATGGGACTACTATTAATGGCGCAACAGTATGAAGTCAGCCAATTTGTTTTCTGGGCAATGGGGGGGCTAGATGGTCGTATGTGGCAGCATTTATTATGGCCAACACCTGTGATTATTATTGTGTCTACCTTGTTACTCAAAGAAAGCCGTTCTCTCAATTTACTCGCTTTAGGTGAGGAGAGTGCTCATGGTATGGGTCTAAATGTAAAACAGACACGATTTAAATTATTGTTGTTTGCTACGTTATTAACGGCGATGTCGATTGCTATTGCTGGACCTATTGGTTTTATCGGCTTGATGGTTCCTCATTTAGTGCGTCTATTAGTAGGACCAAGTCATGAGAAATTATTGCCGTTTTCAGCCATATTTGGTGTGATATTTCTATTGGTTTGTGACTTATTAGGACGTTGGATCATTGCGCCTAATGAATTGAAAGCGGGGATTATTACTTCATTTATTGGTGGTTGCTACTTTATTGGCTTGATCATTCGATTTCAAAGAAAGGGACGTTTAGCATGA
- a CDS encoding ABC transporter substrate-binding protein — MRWLALNPFIIIFSLLLSWSTMAETTYPLHVVDGLGNTVLLDKAPTKISSKTLFTDAVLLELVDKEQLSSLTDLANNPNYSAIKDILPKSVPLLALNVEMIIANRPDIVFAANWSDASKLAIIESAGIPVYRIQTPNTLKEVETEILRVGDIVNRRLAAERVIEDMQQRLQQEVILPKKRLTALDYNPWGTSSGQDSTWDEVLKQANLNNAIEGLVSDKYGQVPVSKEMVIALNPDILFIPAWVYGDEKGADKFKQDVLSDPSLQSVNAIKEGRVYQMPHVLRSVYSQYIIDAILFVNHSAYKKL; from the coding sequence ATGCGTTGGCTTGCGTTAAACCCATTTATTATTATTTTTTCTCTTTTGCTTTCTTGGTCAACGATGGCCGAAACTACCTATCCATTACATGTTGTTGATGGGTTAGGTAATACCGTTCTTTTAGATAAAGCACCTACAAAAATATCATCAAAAACGTTATTCACCGATGCCGTATTGTTAGAGTTGGTTGATAAAGAACAATTATCCAGTTTGACTGATCTTGCTAATAACCCTAACTATTCAGCGATTAAAGATATCTTGCCAAAATCAGTACCTTTGTTAGCGCTTAATGTGGAAATGATCATCGCGAATCGTCCTGATATTGTTTTTGCTGCTAATTGGAGTGATGCATCAAAGTTAGCGATTATTGAGAGTGCTGGTATCCCGGTTTATCGCATTCAAACGCCTAATACCTTAAAAGAGGTTGAAACCGAGATTTTGCGAGTCGGTGATATTGTTAATCGTCGACTTGCTGCTGAGCGAGTCATCGAAGATATGCAACAGCGTTTACAGCAAGAGGTTATCTTACCTAAAAAGCGATTAACTGCTTTGGATTATAATCCGTGGGGAACATCGAGCGGTCAAGATTCTACTTGGGATGAAGTCTTAAAACAGGCAAATCTGAATAATGCCATTGAAGGGCTAGTGAGTGATAAATACGGGCAAGTTCCCGTATCAAAAGAGATGGTCATTGCATTAAATCCAGATATTTTATTTATACCAGCGTGGGTGTATGGAGATGAAAAAGGTGCTGATAAATTTAAGCAAGACGTTTTATCTGATCCTTCATTACAATCCGTTAATGCCATTAAAGAAGGTCGGGTCTATCAAATGCCACATGTGTTAAGAAGTGTTTATAGCCAATATATTATTGATGCGATTCTGTTTGTTAATCACTCTGCCTATAAGAAACTCTGA
- a CDS encoding cobalamin adenosyltransferase, whose amino-acid sequence MALKASGNIGELSYPFIFEDSPLCDFEILTDELCAYTGLALSQVTNQEVRESLERLQPKIFHLNGSIRGKCGIFEQDVQELVSEMFYFKEQVHDKGKRFVLPRGTGPVIQLHQCRSLSKKVVRALVLIDKLTNKTIPETLPRFANALANYYFVLTRVLNQDMNIDEPEYVSVNYPRPE is encoded by the coding sequence ATGGCACTTAAAGCATCTGGAAATATTGGTGAACTTTCATATCCATTCATTTTTGAAGACAGCCCATTATGCGACTTTGAAATCTTAACGGATGAATTATGTGCCTATACTGGCTTAGCGTTATCACAAGTAACTAATCAAGAAGTCCGTGAATCGCTAGAACGTCTACAACCAAAAATATTTCACCTTAATGGCTCGATTCGTGGGAAATGTGGCATCTTTGAGCAGGACGTTCAAGAACTCGTGTCTGAAATGTTTTACTTTAAAGAACAAGTTCATGACAAAGGTAAGCGCTTTGTTCTTCCTCGTGGAACCGGCCCTGTCATTCAACTTCATCAATGCCGTAGCTTAAGTAAAAAAGTGGTTCGCGCCTTAGTTCTTATTGATAAATTAACCAATAAAACAATCCCAGAAACACTTCCTCGTTTTGCAAATGCACTCGCTAATTATTATTTCGTGCTTACGCGAGTACTAAATCAAGATATGAATATTGATGAGCCTGAATATGTAAGCGTTAACTATCCAAGGCCTGAATAG
- a CDS encoding diguanylate cyclase, with protein sequence MTLNSIGQDLLLLSDFIEINKAYQKHERKLIKLAEMNTLALSLRKGLYDQLRYLDLKGNELIRINYNNGIPSVVTGNELQNKFDRYYFQDSLSLNDGDIYVSILDLNIEHGEIEEPYKPMIRLATPVYDEDGHKRGIVILNYLAAHLLDGLKLFSLDKRNHHMLINSNNYFLFYDKRPDLEFAFMFNEDESKTYPAIYPITYSCIEKEPKGQYEIGSGILTFDSVFAYPKNLDSAKSVKIVKKDSCWRLITFVPNYPKWSIERISSSEVILVGCFILLSFIVSLVITQLQLKKKIDHNEIKKLAHHDSLTGLINRGYFKKLFHWKMQKARKNETKLALIYIDLDGFKDLNDNFGHSAGDLALKAVARNLYSTFSENSYVARLGGDEFAVLIHTVIDEEEIFALVEEFLESSNTPLMLEDIPYQLSTSIGLAFFPEHGRSINELMHNADAAMYDIKRSGKNGFKVFEKL encoded by the coding sequence ATGACCCTAAACAGCATCGGGCAAGACTTATTGCTGCTCTCTGATTTTATTGAGATTAACAAAGCATACCAAAAACACGAACGCAAACTCATTAAATTAGCTGAAATGAACACACTTGCATTGAGCTTGCGTAAAGGCCTTTATGATCAATTAAGATACCTTGATCTGAAGGGAAATGAACTCATTCGTATTAACTATAATAATGGTATTCCAAGTGTAGTTACTGGTAATGAATTACAAAATAAATTCGACCGTTATTATTTTCAAGACAGCTTATCTTTAAATGATGGGGATATTTACGTTTCTATTTTAGATTTAAATATTGAGCATGGTGAAATAGAAGAACCTTATAAACCTATGATTCGTCTAGCTACACCAGTATATGATGAAGACGGACATAAACGAGGTATTGTTATATTAAATTACCTTGCCGCTCATTTATTAGATGGTCTAAAACTATTTTCTTTAGATAAAAGAAATCATCATATGCTAATAAATAGTAATAATTACTTTTTATTTTATGATAAAAGACCAGATCTTGAATTCGCTTTCATGTTTAATGAAGACGAAAGTAAAACCTATCCTGCAATTTATCCAATAACTTATTCTTGTATTGAGAAAGAACCTAAAGGTCAATATGAAATAGGTTCAGGAATTTTAACGTTCGATTCTGTATTTGCTTATCCAAAAAATTTAGATTCAGCAAAATCAGTCAAAATTGTTAAAAAAGACTCATGCTGGCGCTTAATCACTTTTGTTCCTAATTACCCTAAGTGGTCAATTGAGCGAATCTCAAGCAGTGAAGTAATTCTTGTTGGGTGTTTTATTTTACTCTCATTTATCGTATCGCTGGTTATTACTCAATTACAATTGAAGAAAAAAATTGACCATAACGAAATAAAGAAATTGGCTCACCACGATAGTCTGACTGGCCTAATCAACCGTGGATACTTTAAAAAACTGTTTCATTGGAAAATGCAAAAAGCACGAAAAAATGAAACTAAATTAGCTTTGATCTACATTGATTTAGATGGATTTAAAGATCTCAATGACAACTTTGGCCACAGTGCTGGTGATTTAGCGTTAAAAGCAGTCGCTCGAAATCTATATAGCACTTTCTCAGAAAATAGTTACGTCGCTCGATTAGGTGGTGATGAATTTGCCGTGCTTATTCATACCGTTATTGATGAAGAAGAGATATTTGCTCTTGTTGAGGAATTTTTAGAAAGTAGTAATACCCCATTAATGCTTGAAGATATTCCATATCAACTAAGCACGAGTATTGGCTTAGCTTTCTTCCCTGAACATGGTCGCTCCATTAACGAGTTAATGCATAATGCCGATGCGGCAATGTATGACATCAAACGCTCAGGAAAGAATGGATTTAAAGTATTTGAAAAGCTATGA
- a CDS encoding MFS transporter gives MIEFKSKAYYQVSAALAFGSFIVFCNLYLFQPMLPVLAEHFSVSATKINWLLAAGTFTLAFMLLPWAIASDFIGRRNVMLLSLFLLPIIGLLSLLTSHLAILILSRAVMGMALAGFTAVAVAYMAEAFTAKAFSYAIGAYISANSLGGISGRLFGGIITDYFDWQTAVIFMAALSLIGAMLVAILLPKEGDKALNKAELSSYVRVVVQHLRNRRLFLAMLIGGVNFALFVNLYSVTGFRLIAEPYSLPLSVTSMIFLCYLSGTVSSRLVGLWSQRFSSVFGMFVGTFISLIGMVITTNDSLITMVIGLNVLSFGAFFTHSLAYGWVSQQAETAKSTATALYLVHYYVSGSLGGFYLMYCWQHGGWNAVMIAAGFLYMIIFALCWRLNHYAQAKVAWA, from the coding sequence ATGATTGAGTTTAAAAGTAAGGCCTATTATCAAGTAAGTGCAGCTCTTGCATTTGGGTCCTTTATTGTATTTTGTAATTTATATTTGTTTCAGCCAATGCTTCCTGTTTTGGCTGAACATTTTTCGGTATCTGCAACTAAAATCAATTGGTTGTTAGCTGCTGGAACATTCACCTTAGCTTTTATGTTGCTACCTTGGGCTATCGCTTCTGATTTTATTGGTCGTCGTAATGTGATGTTATTGAGTTTATTTCTCTTGCCAATCATTGGTTTATTGTCTTTATTAACAAGTCATCTAGCTATATTAATCTTAAGTCGTGCCGTTATGGGAATGGCTTTAGCCGGATTTACGGCTGTTGCCGTTGCTTATATGGCTGAAGCGTTTACAGCAAAAGCCTTCAGTTATGCGATAGGGGCTTATATTAGCGCCAACTCACTAGGCGGGATTTCAGGACGGTTGTTTGGCGGAATTATAACCGACTATTTTGATTGGCAAACAGCGGTGATATTTATGGCTGCCCTGAGTTTGATTGGTGCCATGCTTGTCGCTATTTTATTGCCTAAAGAAGGTGATAAGGCTTTAAATAAAGCTGAATTATCTTCTTATGTCAGAGTTGTTGTGCAGCATTTACGAAATCGACGTCTCTTTCTTGCTATGCTTATTGGAGGAGTCAACTTCGCTTTATTTGTAAACCTTTATTCTGTTACTGGCTTTCGACTAATTGCTGAGCCTTACTCTTTACCTTTAAGCGTCACTTCTATGATTTTTCTTTGTTATCTATCCGGCACTGTAAGCTCAAGGTTAGTTGGACTATGGAGTCAACGCTTTAGTTCTGTATTTGGTATGTTTGTAGGGACATTCATTAGTTTAATTGGAATGGTTATTACGACAAATGACTCTTTAATTACAATGGTCATTGGTTTAAATGTATTAAGTTTTGGTGCGTTTTTTACTCATTCCTTGGCTTATGGTTGGGTGAGTCAGCAAGCAGAAACGGCTAAATCTACAGCAACAGCATTATACTTAGTGCATTATTATGTCAGTGGTAGCTTAGGTGGTTTTTATCTAATGTATTGTTGGCAGCATGGTGGGTGGAATGCGGTGATGATTGCGGCCGGTTTTCTATATATGATTATTTTTGCTTTATGTTGGCGTTTAAATCATTACGCCCAAGCTAAAGTGGCTTGGGCGTAA
- a CDS encoding LysR family transcriptional regulator yields MDTRLLTYFVSVAEHKNMTHAARALHIAQPALSVAIKKLETQLELDLFRRDERKMILTHEGEVLLTHAKQILQQLDDATLAMKELRGLEKGEVRLGVPSIMGTYYFPDVLMAFKSRYPKLKLTIVDAGAQSIQKMLLDGEIDLGITQIRNLPDELDSDHLLRSQMVAVVSNEHEFSDKKSLTFSEFFSQELVMFKQGYFHREKLDAICKQEGLNANFSFETNLLAVIMKIVKRDFAISALLELATENEPDIVSIPFSEPIYLDISIAWRKNGYLSRADRTFLEFVKQNH; encoded by the coding sequence ATGGACACTCGACTTCTTACTTATTTTGTCTCTGTTGCTGAGCATAAAAATATGACGCACGCAGCTCGTGCTCTACACATTGCTCAACCAGCACTAAGCGTTGCGATAAAAAAACTAGAGACCCAATTAGAGCTGGATCTATTCCGTAGAGATGAGAGAAAAATGATACTGACTCATGAAGGGGAAGTATTACTGACTCATGCAAAACAGATCCTACAACAGTTGGACGACGCCACTTTGGCGATGAAAGAGTTACGAGGTTTAGAAAAAGGAGAGGTGCGCTTAGGCGTGCCAAGCATCATGGGAACCTATTATTTCCCTGATGTTTTAATGGCATTTAAAAGTCGTTATCCAAAATTAAAACTCACCATTGTTGATGCGGGTGCTCAATCAATACAAAAAATGCTACTTGATGGTGAGATTGATCTTGGAATAACACAAATACGAAACCTGCCTGATGAACTGGATTCTGATCATTTACTTCGATCCCAAATGGTCGCTGTCGTCAGTAACGAGCATGAATTTTCTGATAAAAAATCACTCACTTTTTCCGAGTTTTTCTCTCAAGAGTTAGTGATGTTCAAACAAGGGTACTTTCATCGAGAAAAACTGGATGCCATCTGTAAACAAGAAGGATTAAATGCAAACTTTTCTTTTGAAACCAATCTACTAGCGGTAATAATGAAAATTGTAAAACGTGATTTTGCCATTAGTGCATTATTAGAATTAGCCACCGAAAATGAGCCCGATATCGTTTCTATTCCATTTAGTGAGCCTATCTATCTGGATATATCCATCGCATGGAGAAAGAACGGCTATCTATCTAGAGCTGATAGAACCTTTCTCGAATTCGTGAAACAAAATCATTAG